A stretch of DNA from Lepus europaeus isolate LE1 chromosome 11, mLepTim1.pri, whole genome shotgun sequence:
CCGCCCCGGTGGCCGGCGCGCGAGGCGGGGGAGCCGGCCGGAGCAGCTCGCGGTCCGCGCGGCCACTGGAGACCGGGCGGCCGGCGGCCGAggaagcggcggcggcggcggatgGGGACGCGGAGCCGGGCGGCTGTGGCAGCtgtggcggtggcggcggcggggaAGCAGCTgacggggcggcggcggcggcggcgctggcGGCGGTGACTGGCCCAGGCCCCGTCGGCGGCCGCAGCGACGCGGTGGCGGGCGACGGGCGGGCGGCGTGAGGAGCGGCGGCGGAGCGCCGAGCCGCCGGGCACCGAGGGCGTCGGGCCGCCCCTGCCCAGTCCTCGCAGGCCGCCAGGCCCCCCTCCAGCCGGGGCCGTGGAGCACCGGGGCAAAGGCCGGGGCCCCCCCATGAAGGAGCGCGACTCGGCCCCGGCCGAGCGGGGCAAGCCGGCCACCTACACCGGGGACAAGAAGGCGAAGATGGCGGCCAAGACCAACAAGAAGTGGGTCCGGCTCGCCACCGTGTTCGCCTACGTGCTCTCCGTGTCGCTGGCCGCCATCGTGCTCGCCGTCTACTACAGCCTCATCTGGCAGCCGGTGGGCGCCGGGACCTCGGGCGGAGCCTCCGGCCCGCCCCCCGGCGGCTCCAACGCCACCGGCCCGTCGGGGACttcgggggcggcggcggcggcggggcccaaCACCACCCGGTCGTCCCGCCGCGAGGCGCCGCGCGCCGCGCCCCCGCTGCAGGCTGTGCGGCCCGCGCCTCCGGAGCCCCCTGCAGGCGATGCCCCGGCCGGACCGCTCGAGCGGCCGCGGGGCCAGGACGAGGACccggaggatgaggaggaggcggcggcggcggcgcctggGAGTCGATGAGCCCCTCCGCGCTGGGGGCGGCGGGGAACTACCCTCTGCAAGCCCGGAGGCTAGACTTGGCGGCCGGACGGGGCGGGGAGCCCGTGGGAGTGCCCCCCGCAACCCCACGATCGCCCACTCAGCCCAAGAGCCGGCGGCCCGCAGCCCGATCTTAAACAGCCACGGGACCACGATTCGCCGGGGGCTCAGGCTTTGGTCTTCCGAGGACCGTTCTGCTGCGCCAGGGCCTTGAGCCATAAGGGggatggggtgaggggtggggatcCCAGCGAGGAACCCTTATGTGCCGCTCGCTCGCTCTGGTGTACCCTACGCGCAGGGGTGCCTCGGGCTTTCCCCTCAAGACTCAGGGGAAGGAGAGAGCTGTtggctcccttttttttttttttttattttaatataagctGAAGCTCTCGCCAGGAGGAGGGCACCAAAAGTAGTGGAGCTCAGGTACGTCAAACCTAgttgcagtggccagagatgCATTTAATTTATAGATCCCTGTATATAGTTGTCGACATATGCACTAGCAGATGTAATCACATAGAAGCGCaggaccccgcccccaccctgggtAGCTACCAACTGATGGGGTCACGCCAGGGCGGGTCGCTGGGCCCCAAAGTGCACCTAGCCAGAAGGGCACAGAGACGGCTCCTGTCATCGCCCctcttctccctgccccaccctgttatttcagagagagagagaggtttacgGCTTTCTTCCACAAAAGCTGTATTGGTTCTCAGACTGTGGACAACCTTAGCTGTGAGAGCCGGGCCAGGGCGCTGAGGGCCGGGGCGCTGGGGACGCACTGATACCCTGCtcttcccgccccagcccccacaccACAGTGGCTTCCTGCTGGGGCCCCAAGTGTCTGGATGCGGGCCAGGGAGGATGGCAGGGAAGATCCGTGCCGCCGGCTGCCACGGCCACCCTCCCCTCTCGGAGGTCTTTTAGAAGAGCAGGCTTTTCTAAGGAGAGTGGCCGgcggcaagtgtgtgtgtgttttcctgctCCTCAAGCTCCTCCCTCTCAATCTTGAATTTCTCCCCTTCCTCAAGCTCTCATCTGATTCACCTTCGCGCTCCCTGTTCCTTGAGCCGGTAGTGACAAAGCAGCCCTGCCCCTGGGACAACACCAGCGCTTTGATGGGGTCCTCCAGCTGTAGGACTGGGGGAGGCCAGGGGCGAGCTTCCGTAGCCCAGCCAGGCCAAGGCTGAATGCTGCCTGCAGCCGCGCAGAGGGGCGGCAAGGAAATGACGGGCGATCAGCTCTGGGGCAGCAGAGTGGTTCTTCCTCTGTGGATCCCACTTCCTCCCGCTCTTGCAGTTGGGCAGTAGAGTGTGGGTAGTGACAAGATAGCAAGCCCTCTGGTGTTTCCTTTTTGGGAAAtgcactggcttttttttttttttttttttttttgacaaaaacCTGACCCACCTGAGTCCTGAAGCAGTTTGTCTTGCAGGCTTCTGGCCTGCAACCCGAGCGCCAAGCCAAGTTTACAGGGGAACAGCCTTGCTCTAAGCCATGTCCTGTTGTGGGCACAATAACAGAACTGAGCTGTCGCGGCCTCCCAGCTGGCTGGCAGCACCCCCGAGGTCTCTGGCCTAGAGGACATTTCTTAGCAGCTGACCACGACTTCAGCATTAGGAAGCGTGGGAGGCCTTTTCCATTTTTCGGTGGGAGACTAGAGGGAGAACCACAAGATGCCACTTTATAACTTCAATAATAGCTGTAATTTATATTTACTGTGTGAATTTTTAGtcctatattttaataatttgtaaaTTGATCTCTTATTCCAAGAATCCTTTGAACTCACAGGAGAACGTCTGGGAGTCCAGTTCCCTGtccccttcctgcccctgctTTCTGGACTGTTTAGATCCACTTTGGGACGGATCAGAGAGGCTGGAGAGACCACTCGTAGATCCAGCTGCTGGCCTCCCAACCCTCCGACGCCTTCGCTGGAATTGGGACATTggctccagccctagctgtgAACATAACCAGAGACATTATTTATAATTCAGCCATTCAAGATATACCTGTACTCAAAAAgtcctgtatattttttaaaagttttatttttcaggtGAACAAAAATACATTCTAAGAACTCTGCGTAAGCTGTGTGAGGCGATCATTTCTCTTAGCGTTATGTGGTGGGGCAGTAGAGACTGAGGGGTTAAGTGGCCTGAGCTGTGGATGGGTGGTGATGAATAGGTTTAGGATGCAGAAGCAATTGGCCAGCTGTCGGCAGTGCCCCGTGGCTTGACTGGATTGATTAGTGAGGGCTGGCAGGAGccgccctggggccagcagagcAGTGAGCTCTGGCTCAGCCGCTGGAGAAAGCCAAGACGATCCTGAGAAGATCGGCGTTGCCAGACTCGGGGCAGATGTGTGGCCTGTGTGGTCGAGGAAGCGGAGAGTCCGGTAAGCGTGAATATTAAGATTTATGGCAAACATTTAGCTGGCTGACAGCCGTGGCTGCGGCCAGTACTCGCTGCCTGATAACATCCCCGTTCTCACCTTTAGACTGTTGGCCCCTAGATAACTCCAGAAGTGCTAACGTGCCAACACGGGGACAGACAGACCCGTGCATCCTCGGCACTCAGCCAGGTCTTGGGCCTGCTGCAGAGGAGGTGAGCGAGCCGCGCGGCTGAGAGGTGTGGGTTGCTTCGAAGGTGAGGCTTTTCCTCCACTTGAAGCAAACAAAGAAGACATGTGGGTGAAAAGCACAACTATAAGGGATTAGTTATGCTGCAAAATACATGGGAAGCAATCGAGCTCAGCTCATTATTAGACAATGCTGCCCAGAGCCAATCCGGAGTGAGACGCCGGTGTCGGTGGGGCCCCCTGAGGCCTGCACTTGAGCAGAGCTGTCGGGGGCAGCCACTGTGCTTTTCCATCACCTTGTAGTCTGCAGGGAGGCGAGGGAAAGGTCcgcccttcctttctttccctcttcagCCAACACAATGCTTTCTGTGAGAGGGCTTGGTaaggcagagcagaggggagTGAAAGAGTTGCCGAGCTCTTGGAGCCAGCCCCTCCTTTCTGCAGACAGTGACATGTGGCTTCTGCAGCTGCACACGGCTTCGTGTGCTGGGCACAGACAGCAGGCGCTGCTGGCCAACCCCAGCAGGGCCTGCCTGGCTGGGGAGCAGCGGCGAGAAATGAGCTGTAAAACTGGCCCCCCGGTTTTAAGCCAGGAAGGAGAGTCctgtgcagggggtgggggtggttacTGTGCTACCACTGCTTCGCACTGGGACCGCCAGAATGCTTCCCAGGTGCCCGCTGCCTTGGAAGTGACTGTGCCTGGATTTGGAGGAAGGAGTACCCTCCTTTGAGGGGAAGGTTTGGGAAGTCGGGGCTGGGGAGCTCTGTACACTGGGTTGATGTCCTGTCTgcccagccagagctgagctgtgaaCAGGTGTTTCTTGGAAGTTCTAAGCATAAGCCACACCTCCTCCTGACGATTCTAGATTTCTGCATGGCATGAGACCACGGTTTTGGAAGCTTTTCTGGCTACCTTGTTTGTCAGTTTTCCCTGGGGAATTCTAAGCAAGTGTGCTCTTCAGTCGAGTATTTATATCCTGCTTTGCAATGCTGAATACGGAGCATCTACTTGTTTCTACATGTTTCTTTAGGGAGAACTGGAAGGTCAGGTCCCCGACTTTAAGGCGACCACAGCCACCTCGAAGAGGTGATGATAGGCCTCCCTCTCCTGGCTGTGAGAATGGAGGGTGTTTGTGGGATTGCAGTTCAGTAACAAAaggggcagggttgggggggggggctgcagtgGCTTGGCTCGTTTCTCATGAGCAGCGCCGAGCGACTGGTGCAGAGCTGAGGTTCTGCGAGGATGTGTGGACCGCCTGGGACAGCACCTTGTTGGATGGAACTGGCCTGGCTCTTCTGTCACTGTGGGAGTCCTGTCATAGTCCAAGTTTGTGCCTGTATCCACAACCCACAATCTAATTCTATTAGGTAGATGGCTAAGAGGAACCCCTGCAAACTGTGGTTTGTCCTGATCTCTCCAGCCTCAGTTTTTCTATTTCCAAGCCGAGAGACTCAGGCGTGCCCTTCTCCCTGGTCCCAGGTGCCACAAGTCCACAGCTGTGTCCCATGTGAAGCTTAGTGGATGCGACTGAGGCTGTGCCTCTGTGCCCCAGCCCTGTGGTCTGATGAGCTATTAAAAACACCTACTCCGTAGACAAGTTTTTGGTCCATACCTGTTTCACTTACTTGCATAACCTCTGGTTTGCTGCTGCCAGAAAGCCTGTGTTATGCTTTTTGCTGCCCACACTGGTTAATGAACAAGTGAGCACAAAACCGTCTCCTCCCCACATCCCCAGACTCACCAAAGCTCTCTGTCCTAAGGGCAGAAAGTGTCGCCCATTTGTGCCAGCCGCCTGGTCAGTAAGGAGCGCTCTGACCCAGCCAGCTTCCCTGTGTCCTTTTGGGTTCCATCAGCGTCTCTTACGTGAGGGACCAGAGAACTACCACACAGTCTCTGCCTCGAGGGTTTACAGTCTTGCCCACAGGAGATAGTCCTTGGTAACAACTTGTCCTATTGCCCTATCTTCATAATCTGCTTTGGAACTAGCTTATGTATTACATAGCCGAAGGCATGTTTCCTATAAACCACTATCAGGAACTAAAGAACTATTTGtccttgtccaaaaaaaaaaaaaaaaaaaaagcaattgggTTGATTACGAAGAATTTCCTTCCAAACATACCATTCTCCGCTACCTCATTGTTGGGAGACACTTCCCCCATTGTGTTCTGGGGCCACCTGCCCTCTCAGCTGTCTGGCTGATAGCCTGGGCAGTGCCGAGTCACGGCAGTGGGGTCTGGGCTGGTGGACGGCTCACAGCGTCAGGAGGATGTGGCTGGGGAGGGACCCCTGAACTGGAAGATAGGAACCCTGGGAACTGAACAATGGCATTAGTGGAAAATcctggacctctctctctcttgccaacCAAGTGGGAATTCATGAGGTAATAGGTGTGAAAGGGCCCTGAGACCCTGGGAATAAAAGCACAGTGTGTACACACTGAGTAATGCCGTCTCGAGGGAACGGCTGCCCCTCTGGGAAAACCTGATGCACGGAAGGCAGTAGGAAGCTGTGAGCCCTGACCAGCAGCGCTGGCATCACCTGGGAGTTTGTCCAGGCTGTGGCCCCCTTGTCGTGTGAGTGAGCCATTCAGGAAACAGAGCCTGGCAccccagctgcccagcctggccctgggattCTGGAGCCCAAGGttgggatatttctgttttgacaGATGGTTATCAACGTGACTTGCGACCCTTTTCCTCTCACTTGAAGCCAGCTGCCCTGCTGGGGGAGGAAAAGCTGTATCCCCAGAGTTtgtaggaaaaaaggaaaaagcctcCACTGTCCGTTAGTTGTGACAGTTGCTGGAGAAGGGACCCTGGAGAGCTTGTTAAGGAGGAGGCAGGCTCGCCAGTGTCCCCGCCTCCCGCCCGGCAGAGGTACTGCTGTGTTGGCCTCACCTCCCGCCCGCCCGGGGGCCTGCAGCTTCTGCAGCCAGTCCTTAAAAGGAGCGGTGGGTGCCACGTTTGTTCTTTCTGGTGCCAGGTCTGCGCTGTCTCACTTCCCCGGCGGCAAGTGGATTCTTAATGAGAGGCGGTGACCGTGACGTAGGCCCAGCAGCCTGGGTGAGAGCCAGCAGGTTCCAGCCTGCTGCTCCTCTCGCTCCCTTTCCCAGCCTGGGGTCTCCCCGTCCAGGGGGGCTGTGGTCACCCGCACGGGCCCTTCCTCGGAAGCGTGCTAACTGCCTTTGCTCAGGAAGAGGTGCCTGTGAGGTCTGTGTGCATGGATAAAGGATGAGAGAATGAAGTGACATG
This window harbors:
- the INAFM2 gene encoding putative transmembrane protein INAFM2, yielding MKERDSAPAERGKPATYTGDKKAKMAAKTNKKWVRLATVFAYVLSVSLAAIVLAVYYSLIWQPVGAGTSGGASGPPPGGSNATGPSGTSGAAAAAGPNTTRSSRREAPRAAPPLQAVRPAPPEPPAGDAPAGPLERPRGQDEDPEDEEEAAAAAPGSR